In a genomic window of Gambusia affinis linkage group LG04, SWU_Gaff_1.0, whole genome shotgun sequence:
- the f8a gene encoding 40-kDa huntingtin-associated protein, which translates to MAAEGDFLARYRAVSNKLKKRFLRKPNVAEASEQFGQLAKELKQQDCLQYAAFCNLAMARCEQTLFNAPGEALALTDAARLFLSSEKEIRALQAPSFDEHLQAALNCYSFAIKVYIEMNQPVMAASLCLELGNALKEMNRPGEAIVHFQRAAELQTQTPIEALLSMGEIATCKILTRDYDGALSVFTEMQLMCQERGLQLPGTTSPIGAFLDIVAKCEISRVLLLMLLEPPPQKLLPEHAQTLERYAWESFDPHSQVTFLPENVFLLLQSIVMACQEKDTESLKSLQTELWPFLTAEQNHLLHLVVLERIAPSGQGI; encoded by the exons ATGGCTGCGGAAGGCGATTTTCTGGCGAGATACAGAGCTGTGTCAAATAAATTGAAGAA ACGTTTTCTCCGGAAGCCAAATGTAGCTGAAGCCAGTGAGCAGTTTG GTCAGCTGGCGAAGGAGCTGAAGCAGCAGGACTGTCTTCAGTATGCTGCCTTCTGTAACCTGGCCATGGCTCG GTGTGAGCAGACCCTTTTTAATGCTCCAGGAGAAGCGCTGGCCTTAACGGATGCTGCGCGTCTCTTTCTGTCATCTGAGAAGGAGATTAGAGCCCTGCAGGCTCCGAGCTTCGATGAACACCTTCAAGCTGCCCTCAACTGCTACAGTTTTGCCATTAAG GTGTACATTGAGATGAACCAGCCTGTGATGGCAGCCAGCCTGTGTTTGGAACTTGGCAACGCGCTCAAG GAAATGAACAGACCAGGAGAAGCGATCGTTCACTTCCAGAGGGCTGCAGAGTTACAGACGCAGACGCCTATAGAAGCTCTGCTGTCCATGGGAGAGATAGCCACGTGTAAAATCCTCACAC GTGACTATGACGGTGCTTTATCAGTGTTCACAGAGATGCAGCTGATGTGTCAGGAGAGAGGACTGCAACTGCCAGGCACCACAAGCCCTATTG GTGCCTTTCTGGACATTGTAGCAAAATGTGAGATATCTAGagttctgctgctgatgttaCTTGAG CCTCCACCTCAGAAGTTACTACCAGAACATGCCCAGACCCTGGAGAGGTACGCCTGGGAGTCCTTTGACCCTCATAGCCAAG TGACCTTCCTGCCTGAGAATGTGTTCCTGCTTCTGCAGTCTATAGTG ATGGCGTGTCAGGAGAAAGACACAGAGTCCCTCAAGTCCTTGCAGACTGAGCTGTG GCCCTTTCTTACGGCAGAGCAgaatcatctgctccaccttgTGGTTCTGGAGCGAATTGCACCGTCTGGTCAAGGCATTTAG
- the si:ch211-243a20.4 gene encoding uncharacterized protein si:ch211-243a20.4 isoform X1: MVLLLSGNPLLFVHQDEERGDIWRKPVQTANYFPDMEAQYFWHLFLTLAWIFLFSFPSVCKGMNGIEIKLNTDVFVAFSGEELSVDGIIHKTANQTSEYLRCYDPYGQEIYIIRIDPTIGDEDIHLNLKNLSSSGLYSCKSNSAEVKWFLRVTDGESISQPLPSRSCCIPAQPDHVCFPSKAYREPQKPDYTEVFMMAVFTGVLLVFSVFASVYVFRGHWEETQSGSLASSRTRKQNTEERKETEKEEDNMDMAAAQSSSFYASLEPRPRSIYDVLDHSAANNDKERAKSPEKVEQIGEYQDEGIFESVYENF; this comes from the exons ATGGTTTTGTTGCTGTCAGGAAACCCactgctgtttgttcaccaagACGAAGAGAGAGGAGACATTTGGCGTAAACCCGTCCAGACAGCTAATTACTTCCCTGACATGGAAGCTCAATACTTCTGGCATCTCTTCCTTACTTTGGCTTGGATATTTCTATTTTCCTTCCCTTCTGTGTGTAAAGGAATGAATGGAATAG AGATAAAGCTGAACACTGATGTGTTTGTGGCCTTCTCCGGCGAAGAGCTCAGTGTTGATGGCATCATCCATAAAACAGCCAACCAAACTTCTGAATATTTGAGATGCTACGACCCATATGGACAAGAGATATATATAATTAGGATCGACCCTACAATAGGGGATGAAGACATACATCTGAATCTGAAAAACCTGAGTAGTTCAGGACTTTATAGTTGCAAGTCTAATTCGGCTGAGGTGAAGTGGTTTCTTCGGGTGACAG ATGGGGAATCTATAAGTCAGCCTCTGCCATCCAGGAGTTGCTGCATTCCAGCTCAGCCTGACCACGTGTGTTTTCCATCTAAAGCCTACAGGGAGCCGCAGAAGCCGGACTACACAGAGGTCTTCATGATGGCTGTCTTCACAGGCGTGCTGCTGGTTTTCAGTGTGTTTGCCTCTGTGTATGTCTTCAGAGGACATTGG GAAGAGACACAGTCTGGATCTCTGGCCAGTAGCAGAACACGGAAGCAGAACacagaagaaaggaaggagacagaaaaagaggaagacaaCATGGACATGGCAGCAGCTCAGTCGTCTTCGTTCTATGCT AGTCTGGAGCCTCGGCCCAGGTCTATTTATGACGTGTTGGATCACTCAGCTGCCAACAATGACAAGGAGCGAGCAAAATCCCCAGAAAAG GTGGAGCAAATTGGTGAATACCAGGATGAAGGCATCTTTGAGTCTGTTTATGAGAACTTTTGA
- the si:ch211-243a20.4 gene encoding uncharacterized protein si:ch211-243a20.4 isoform X2 has translation MVLLLSGNPLLFVHQDEERGDIWRKPVQTANYFPDMEAQYFWHLFLTLAWIFLFSFPSVCKGMNGIEIKLNTDVFVAFSGEELSVDGIIHKTANQTSEYLRCYDPYGQEIYIIRIDPTIGDEDIHLNLKNLSSSGLYSCKSNSAEVKWFLRVTAYREPQKPDYTEVFMMAVFTGVLLVFSVFASVYVFRGHWEETQSGSLASSRTRKQNTEERKETEKEEDNMDMAAAQSSSFYASLEPRPRSIYDVLDHSAANNDKERAKSPEKVEQIGEYQDEGIFESVYENF, from the exons ATGGTTTTGTTGCTGTCAGGAAACCCactgctgtttgttcaccaagACGAAGAGAGAGGAGACATTTGGCGTAAACCCGTCCAGACAGCTAATTACTTCCCTGACATGGAAGCTCAATACTTCTGGCATCTCTTCCTTACTTTGGCTTGGATATTTCTATTTTCCTTCCCTTCTGTGTGTAAAGGAATGAATGGAATAG AGATAAAGCTGAACACTGATGTGTTTGTGGCCTTCTCCGGCGAAGAGCTCAGTGTTGATGGCATCATCCATAAAACAGCCAACCAAACTTCTGAATATTTGAGATGCTACGACCCATATGGACAAGAGATATATATAATTAGGATCGACCCTACAATAGGGGATGAAGACATACATCTGAATCTGAAAAACCTGAGTAGTTCAGGACTTTATAGTTGCAAGTCTAATTCGGCTGAGGTGAAGTGGTTTCTTCGGGTGACAG CCTACAGGGAGCCGCAGAAGCCGGACTACACAGAGGTCTTCATGATGGCTGTCTTCACAGGCGTGCTGCTGGTTTTCAGTGTGTTTGCCTCTGTGTATGTCTTCAGAGGACATTGG GAAGAGACACAGTCTGGATCTCTGGCCAGTAGCAGAACACGGAAGCAGAACacagaagaaaggaaggagacagaaaaagaggaagacaaCATGGACATGGCAGCAGCTCAGTCGTCTTCGTTCTATGCT AGTCTGGAGCCTCGGCCCAGGTCTATTTATGACGTGTTGGATCACTCAGCTGCCAACAATGACAAGGAGCGAGCAAAATCCCCAGAAAAG GTGGAGCAAATTGGTGAATACCAGGATGAAGGCATCTTTGAGTCTGTTTATGAGAACTTTTGA
- the emp1 gene encoding epithelial membrane protein 1, with translation MLVLAGIVILHVTTVILLLVATIDNAWWVTDTAYTDLWGRWDLINLDWHYSDLKKYTEVQSDFLQSVQATSVLACFFTILALFVFVAQLFTLPKGQRFIFTGILQLIACLCIMTAASIYTAQLHTTDKKGGYGHSYILAWISFVLTLFLTITYIVPRKRNE, from the exons ATGTTGGTGCTGGCAGGGATCGTCATTTTGCACGTCACCACCGTCATCCTACTCCTGGTGGCCACCATTGATAAC GCCTGGTGGGTTACTGACACTGCATACACAGACCTGTGGGGCAGGTGGGACTTAATAAACTTAGACTGGCATTATAGCGATCTGAAGAAATACACAGAAGTCCAATCAG ACTTCCTCCAGTCGGTGCAGGCCACCTCGGTGCTGGCCTGCTTTTTCACCATCCTGGCCCTGTTTGTGTTCGTGGCTCAGCTGTTTACCCTGCCCAAGGGGCAGAGGTTCATCTTCACTGGCATTTTACAGTTAATCGCTT GCCTGTGCATAATGACCGCAGCCTCGATCTACACAGCGCAGCTTCACACCACTGACAAAAAAGGAGGGTACGGCCACAGCTACATCCTGGCGTGGATCTCTTTCGTCCTCACACTCTTCCTCACCATCACCTACATCGTCCCGAGGAAGAGGAATGAGTGA